The Rhinolophus sinicus isolate RSC01 linkage group LG13, ASM3656204v1, whole genome shotgun sequence sequence CCTGAGATGTAAAGAACAATGGGTGTTGGTTAATGATAATTTCACCATAAAGATGAAAATGTCAGCATTAGAACTCACCAGAGGGGAAGGCAGTCAGTGAGGTTAAGGGGACCAGCAAAGCAGGATGCTTAGTGAAGGTAATTTATACactaaaatgaaatgcaaacGAAATCTTCAAGGACCAACTATACTCCATTGATGAAATAAACGCAAATTCCGGTtcaataggaagaaataaaacccagTAAGGAATCTATTGCGCTCTCCATTTCAGCACATACTCACCACTCTTCCAGATGACATTTCTATATGAGTGGTGatcaaacttacttttttttttagctaaagtATTGCCCCATTTCATGGTGCATGTGCAGTACCTTCCCCCAAACGACTACTTCCTCATCCACTGAATACTTATTTGTTGACTCTGTAAACCAACATTTTGCCAGAAGCTATGGGGGAACACTATGCGACCATGAGCTCTTTTCTGCACTCATTTAATGCACCATCACAAACTATGATAGTTatgttattttccccattttacagataaggaaacagagtcaGAGAGCTTAAAAGCTACCCCAAGTCCCCATGCAGACATAGCATGGGCCATAATTCAGTTTGTCAACCGCAAAACCCACACCCTTTTCACTATACTACAGTGACCCTCAAAGCTCCAGTCTAACTTTCCTGCTCTTAAACTATTTTGTGTGGGCTCTCCTCACCACGTATCTACCAGGTGTTGTTTCTCCATAAAACCAAGAGTCAGACTAGAAGAATATTGTCATAACTTTTGAACCAGTAATTCCAATTCTAGGAATGATTtagaacaaaacaatgaaaaaaggccttaaaaatttttttaactgctCCAGTCCaagaatcataaaattaaaaaaagaaaaaaattaaggaattacTAAAATTGGCCACACCAAGCACTGTGCCAAGAACTTTACATACACTTCCATATCTATcacaccatcacacacacacacacacaatcatagAGGTACCGTAAGCCCATATTCCAGGTGAGGAAACATCCGTAAGcaagttaagtaacctgcccaaatTTATATGGCTAGTTACCCTTGTTTCCCAGGAAATAacacctagcgggacaatcagctctaatgtgtctttaggagcaaaaattaatataagactccatcttattttactataagacgggatcttatataatactgggtcttatattaatttttgctccaaaagatacattagagctgattgtccggtgaggttttatttttggcGAAACACGGAAGGTGCAGCCAGGCCTAAATCCAGGTAGTCTGATTCTCAAGTAGGCTGGTTAATCACTAATGGTTACATCAACTTTTTTGTGACCCACAGTTAAGAAATACATTGTACATCATGATCCAATCTGCAGGAACACATATAAAAGTAAAGCAACTTCTACAAAACACTTAACATGTAGCAAAAATTGTCTTTGAGATGCTGGTTTTGAGTCATGAAATTAATTTCTCAtgattcacaatttaaaaaatgcacaatGCATAACTGCTTCAAAGATATAGTATTTATTATAACTACAGtagcaaaaacaagaaaaaccaaaCCGAACTAAGTGGTAGTtatgaaagtaaaaaatatgtacattgcTTGGAACGATGCTTACATATgtaggaaatatataaatataaaatagctgTGTTAAGGCAAAAAGGGATACAGGcagtcacatttttatttttaatttgcaaaggCTTTTTCCTTACAAACTGGGGTAGTTAAGAGGCCAGGTTAACAGCCACttcgtttttattttcttggcacCAAAGCAATTTACTGATGTGTTCTTTCTTCAATATCTGTTCCAGATCACAGCACAAAGGTTTTCCCATTAGTTTTACAAAGATGGCCAAATTTTTATACCCAAATATACAGACAGTAAAACCAACCAAATAAATCCTCTCCCtcatgtttttgtaaatgaaactTTGGAACCACATACCTTGTCGTAGTAACAGAACACAAGTTTGCAAACACACCCTACAGCTACACACATTTACGCCTCACAGAAAAGTGCTCCCTCCGCCCCCACCTCTTCAACCGGTGCCTTTGACCCTTCTCCCCTCCGCGGTGTCAAGGGAGCGGGCTGGGCCCGCCGTCGGGGGCCGGGCCCGGGCCTCCTCCTCCGCCAAAGCCTCACAGTACTGCGCGGGCCAGTCCTTGGGGTCCTGTTTGTGGACTTTGGCCACAAACGTGAGAACCTTCATCTTGCTGGTTTCCAGGTGCGTCCGCGGGCCCCACTGGAATTCATAGTCGACCGGATCCGTGTGGGGAATCCGCCGGTACTCCAGGTAACGCTGCCGCACAAAGTCCTCGGTAATGAGCTTCTTTGGGTCCCCGAAAATTAAATGCTTCTTGGTGGGGTACACCCCCAGGCGACGCAGGAAGTCCCAGACTTCGGTCTCCTTGATGGTGTTGCCCTTCATGAAGATGAGCCCCAGGACGATCATGAGGAGGCCGGTGGTGGGCGTGCCCTGGTCGCCGCGCAGCTCGGCGTCCTCCTCCACCGGCTCCAGGCTGTTGATGAGAATGTAGGTGTTGCTCTTGGGCTCCAGCTCCACCAGCTTGTACCCGAACACGTACTGCAGGCGCTCGGCGGCCAGCCGGAGGAGGTCGGGGAAGATGTCCTTGTAGTCGCCGATCACGTGCTTCAGCATGTCGCTCCGCTTGATCGGGATCTTCTTCTGGTCTTTAATCAGCAAGAACTGCACCAGCTCGGCCACCTTCAGCTCCAGCTGCTTCTGGGACCTGGGCCCCACGGCCGGGGAGGCCGCGGCCCGGCGGGCGCCCTGAGACGAGCTGCCCACCCCACGGGAGGTGCTCGGGGCCTCCTCGGCGACGCCGCCTCTCGCCGCCCGGCTGTCTCCGCCGCGGCCCCACTCCTTCTCCCTCTCGGCCTGGCCGCTAGGGCGGCCCCGGTTTCTCGGCTTCTGCAACATGTCGCCGGCGGTGACGGCTGGGCGACCGCGCGGACTCCGGCAGGCGGTAACCGGCAGCAGCGGCAGCTGAGGGCAAGCGGCGCGCGGCGAGGCGTGTGGGGCGCGCGACACGCTGGGCGGGGCCAGAGGGAGCGCGCGCTGCGTCGAGACTGCGCGCTGCGTCGGCGGAGACTGCGCGCTGCGTCACGGAGGCGACGTGTTGCGTGCGCGGAGTCTCCTGGCCGCCGCGGCTTTCTGCGCAGCCCTGCGGGGCTACCGCAGTGCTTCTTATTAGTCTGTGCTTGAAAGTGTCGTCTGTTCCAAGCCACACAGATAGAGAACCGGAGCCCAAACTCCTGAAGAAGCGCGCGGCTACGTTCGGGCCCGCGCAGGCTCCGGGGAGTGTTTTAAAGTCGGGAATAGTTTTAGATGGAGGGACTGCAAGGAACGGGGGAGAaacagaaggtgaagagaaagcATTTCCATTTACACACAGCTGGACGTAAAAAGAAAAGACCCAGCAGACGCCCAGTTTGTCTTGCCTTCGCCTCTCCCCTCGCACAAGTTTAAACCCTCCTAACCATTTACCACCATTACTTTCACTAATGCCCCCAAGAGTCTATTAAAAAGGAATGTTTGGTAAAGCAGGCTGGCCTCGCAAGCAGGACTCCCCCATCTTTTCACTATTTCAGTGTTTATATCTTTGCGTTATACTCCGTCAGCTAGACAACGAGGACCAAGCCACCACAGACAGCGGTTTTGCGCGGTCAAACGAGTTTATCTTCTGGGACGCACGTGATCACGTGACCTGCCTTGGGCTCACAACCACAATGGTAGCAGAAATGGATAAGAAGGATGCTTCTGCAAACAGAGAAACGTGTTCTCTCAAGAGATTGCCATTTAATTTTGGGCATCACTGATCAAGAATTGCAATAATGTGAATCTCTTAAATTTCTCAATTCTCACAATATCTGCCTTAGGGCTCGATGAGAAAGAAGAGAACCCAGGGGTATCATCCCTCATAATCTGTGATGTGtgcattgtatatatatattttttaattgtgcaaCTATAATAGCCAACGTGAGTCATTCCATTAACTCAAACTATCTGTGTCTGCTGCCATTACTTCTACAGATCGTCGTACTAAATGTGTTCCTTTTCTATTTACTGACttgcaaagaattaaaaatttcccTCTGTCTTTTTAAACTACCCAGAAAGTGGGTAAACTCTTCAAAGAACCAAATCAGATCGAGTTCCTCTTTAATGCaaatatattcaaaggaaagcaattcaaaacacattatttgaataatagcatcaaaacacaatcttattaaaaatttcattaagtGTTAGCATAAAATTTTTGTTAGTAATTCAATATGAAAATGCAATCTGATAATGACACTGGAGCTGcactaaatgtaaaatgatattcCATGTTATGATGCAAGTATGCTCGCTAAAATCTGGTAAACTATGAGTAATAACTTTCTGTTCCATACAGGATCTAACAATACAGTCTCAAGCATCAATCTTAATGACAGAAGACtactaagaaaaacaaagatatcatggaggcattcatttttttttttcaatgagaaaattcatctgcttcagtttccttccaAATTAAAATTTGGACTGAGGATCAAAGAAAAACTACTGCAGTGGAGAATTCTGCAAAAGTTCCCTCCAATTGTGCCCTGAGTAAAAAATCAGCAACCACGAGataacagagaaatgaaaaacaagatgAAAGCCATCGTCAACAACCGGgttggtttttcagttttgttttgtttttcttgtgaaaGTGTTCACTTTAATTACCAAGTAGCCCGCTGGTCAAGCTACCCCACTGACTGTGAAAATCAGCTGTGTCCATCAGTGGAATCTTTACCCAGATAGCAGATTGTCAGACTCAAAATGAGTGAGAAAAGATACCAGTTTAAAGTCTTCAAACACCTCTCTACACTGTGTCCAGAAGAATACAAGTGAGAAAATATCATATGATAATATTAGAATGAAGCTTATATACTGCATGGAGAAGGCGCCCAGACCCACACTCCACCTTAGATTGACATGGTGTTTGGGGGAAAATTGTTGTCATGGTGATGGCAATAACAACACTAACACtagtaataataaatacaaacaacAGCACCTGATGATTATTACAAAGGTAACTGTAGGTCAGACCCTATTCTAAGTGATCAGCAcctattacttcatttaatccccacaacaaccacATGAGGCcccatttattgtttttcttcttacaaatgaagaaactgaagcacagaaaagaGTATTAACTCTTTTGAGGTCTGACAGCAAGAAGATGCTAGATTTGAACCTGAACTAAGGCGTTCTGCCTCCAGAGACTGCACTTAACCACACAATGCAAAGggaacatgactggtgtccttgaaaaagtaaaaagtctGGGAGTCGGCCTGCCCTAAGTTAGATACCTCTACGACCCTGGGAAAGCTACTGACActcctttctgttttcaaatCAACAAAATAAGATTACTGAGCCAGGCTTCTGgggactgtgggggcagagccccaaaaaagtagtttccaggctctcggcctcacatagaaaggtgttggctcaggtagtaaatggccaactgtgattgcatggccatcagctgtggctagttggccgtcagctgtaaccagtgagccattggccacaatataactgctgtggctacactaggagagagaaggagaagaatgggggctagcaagaagatggcggctgggctggcaaacgtggatggcggtttacggacagtgtggatccagcctccagtgagagtatagtgccgccagagagaatatagtggtatgactcccttacctatggctccgtgggtgttcctttttggcctcaccatatcctgcgttcttatggggggagcgggagcagagaccccgcgggccgccccgcatgacaa is a genomic window containing:
- the NSMCE3 gene encoding non-structural maintenance of chromosomes element 3 homolog, whose translation is MLQKPRNRGRPSGQAEREKEWGRGGDSRAARGGVAEEAPSTSRGVGSSSQGARRAAASPAVGPRSQKQLELKVAELVQFLLIKDQKKIPIKRSDMLKHVIGDYKDIFPDLLRLAAERLQYVFGYKLVELEPKSNTYILINSLEPVEEDAELRGDQGTPTTGLLMIVLGLIFMKGNTIKETEVWDFLRRLGVYPTKKHLIFGDPKKLITEDFVRQRYLEYRRIPHTDPVDYEFQWGPRTHLETSKMKVLTFVAKVHKQDPKDWPAQYCEALAEEEARARPPTAGPARSLDTAEGRRVKGTG